A window of the Arenibacter algicola genome harbors these coding sequences:
- a CDS encoding two-component regulator propeller domain-containing protein, whose protein sequence is MFIGAIYFNCAQRLYAQDQIKFRQLSVNDGLSQNSAVSIAQDSIGFLWIATQDGLNKYDGSTFSIYPFTFADVTRATHSYLGKVYVDRKGHVWAIPNDRIPYKLETQSNIFVPLQGINDASSIFMDKDFNLWIGTYSNGLYLKKADKEGVGQMLSPNIAGGTIYNITQNEKGALLLCMDNEIVEYDYSNVRVQKVKAQTTNGNRVVANFSDIATDKQSREWIGTFGAGLYFRNSGENVFKRVEDLGFKDSLSMDLNITDLHLDAMDRLWIATYGQGLYLINFEQLSITHFSTAKHNPTALHYNDILSIYEDYSGTLWFGTDGAGISYYDQYLEKFNSFTDYQTPENVSIDVVRSIVVDREKSVWIGTSGKGLTQYVPEEDSWRTFKAGSENENTISSDRVMSLMIDKEDNLWIGTQDGGLNMRDAKGDFVHFSDKSESFLSANTIWSIYQDEENRIWLGTRDQGLIQFDRVKGELRRYDYDPNLQNSIPSNNVRVITSDGKGNLWIGTEGHGIALFDIKEQTFTTRQFVSNGNSLSSNRIKCLYYAPNDILWIGTNGSGLNAYDIENNKFYDYSVRDGLANNVIYGILSDNEGSLWLSSNKGITKFTPAANLGDAPSIVNYNNYEGLATEFNTGAYFKDADGNLYFGGLDGFYWFKPKNIKENTIVPKIAITGFDVYNTSFPITDGLALKANQNTLSFSFSSLQYSLPEKNQYQYKLVNFDSDWVYSGQKNFARYTRLPPGEYEFQVKASNYDGVWNHEPVGFTFSIMSPWYLTPIAKFSYVFLILLLSYGVYSYLKWQWRLQLNLRLKMEETERFKKLNRFKSKLYTDISHEFRTPLTLIAGPVDSKLSQGGLSDMDFANFSMIKRNVNRLIALVDQLLHLAKLEKGKLKLKISKGDMGLFLGMLTSSFRYRAGIKRIDYKVDIDELSPVWFDEDALEKIIINLLSNAFKYVSEGGMCQFIAKRDDGRVQISVKNTVAQYSEVDLDNLFTRFYQQNEYSEGAGVGLSVVKELVSLYQGTITVQMEESKLIHFLVTLPLMKSHFANLDVVELGKEPDGPHLNPDWNDYKLPMQGAAPDGDSGALPILLIVEDHKEVREFLNSAWKTRYTIVEAVNGLEGINTALEVVPDIIISDVRMPLCDGIELCNKLKTDERTSHIPIILLTAGVGEDHELLGLQSGADDFITKPFKLKILQARVDNLIGNRKMLRTRYSHELILEAKDIALTPTDEMFLNKLQSVLDDNLADPHFNAVAFCEKLAMSRMQLHRKLLAYTGLSTTAFIRSQRLKQAVHILRTSDASISEIAYAVGFNTPSYFIKCFKETYKKTPTEYQDT, encoded by the coding sequence ATGTTCATTGGTGCAATTTATTTTAATTGTGCCCAGAGACTTTATGCCCAAGATCAAATCAAATTTAGACAGCTCTCGGTTAATGACGGACTTTCGCAGAACAGTGCCGTTTCCATTGCCCAGGATAGTATAGGGTTTTTGTGGATTGCCACCCAGGATGGCCTTAACAAGTACGATGGGAGTACCTTTAGTATATATCCTTTTACGTTTGCCGATGTTACCAGGGCCACACATAGCTATTTAGGGAAGGTTTATGTGGATAGGAAGGGTCATGTCTGGGCCATTCCCAATGATCGAATTCCTTATAAACTCGAAACCCAGTCCAATATTTTTGTTCCGCTTCAAGGAATTAACGACGCTAGTTCCATTTTCATGGATAAGGATTTTAATCTGTGGATAGGCACCTACTCCAACGGACTCTATTTAAAAAAGGCGGATAAGGAAGGGGTTGGTCAAATGCTTTCACCCAATATTGCGGGGGGCACTATTTATAACATCACCCAAAATGAAAAGGGTGCCCTATTGTTGTGCATGGACAATGAAATTGTGGAATATGATTACAGTAACGTTCGCGTACAAAAGGTAAAGGCCCAAACAACCAATGGCAATAGGGTAGTTGCCAATTTTAGTGATATTGCTACAGATAAACAGTCTAGGGAATGGATAGGCACTTTTGGCGCTGGACTTTATTTTAGGAATTCAGGGGAGAACGTATTTAAACGCGTGGAAGATTTGGGCTTTAAAGACAGTTTGTCAATGGATTTGAATATAACCGACCTGCATTTGGATGCAATGGATAGACTTTGGATCGCAACTTATGGGCAGGGACTCTATCTAATTAATTTTGAACAATTGTCAATTACCCATTTTAGTACAGCGAAGCATAACCCCACTGCCCTTCATTACAATGATATACTTAGTATTTATGAAGATTATTCAGGAACACTATGGTTTGGAACAGATGGGGCGGGAATTAGTTATTACGATCAATATTTGGAGAAATTTAATTCTTTTACGGATTATCAAACACCAGAGAATGTAAGTATAGATGTTGTTAGGTCTATTGTGGTAGATAGGGAGAAATCGGTTTGGATTGGTACTTCGGGCAAAGGTTTAACGCAGTATGTCCCAGAAGAAGATAGTTGGCGGACCTTTAAGGCGGGAAGCGAAAATGAAAATACCATTTCTTCCGATCGGGTCATGAGTTTAATGATAGATAAAGAGGATAATTTATGGATCGGAACCCAGGATGGCGGCCTAAACATGAGGGATGCCAAAGGTGATTTTGTGCATTTTTCCGATAAAAGTGAAAGTTTTCTTTCGGCAAATACCATTTGGTCCATTTATCAAGATGAGGAGAATCGGATCTGGTTGGGGACACGGGACCAAGGTCTTATTCAGTTTGATAGGGTGAAGGGTGAATTAAGACGGTATGATTACGATCCAAATCTTCAAAATAGCATACCCAGTAATAATGTAAGGGTAATTACCTCAGATGGCAAAGGAAATTTGTGGATAGGTACCGAAGGTCATGGAATTGCATTATTTGATATTAAGGAACAGACATTTACAACCCGCCAATTTGTATCGAATGGAAATTCCTTATCAAGCAATAGGATAAAATGCCTGTACTATGCACCCAATGATATACTCTGGATAGGTACCAATGGTTCCGGACTCAATGCGTACGACATTGAAAATAACAAGTTCTACGATTACAGTGTAAGGGACGGACTTGCCAATAATGTGATATACGGGATACTGTCAGATAATGAAGGATCCCTATGGTTAAGTTCCAATAAGGGCATTACTAAATTTACCCCGGCAGCCAATTTGGGGGATGCCCCCAGCATTGTAAATTACAATAATTATGAGGGCTTGGCGACAGAATTTAATACCGGTGCGTATTTTAAGGATGCCGATGGTAATCTTTATTTTGGGGGTTTGGACGGATTTTATTGGTTTAAACCTAAAAACATTAAGGAAAATACCATAGTGCCAAAGATTGCGATTACTGGTTTTGATGTGTATAATACATCCTTTCCAATCACGGATGGGCTGGCTCTGAAAGCAAATCAGAACACCCTATCCTTTAGCTTTTCCAGCCTGCAATATTCACTTCCAGAAAAAAACCAATACCAATATAAATTGGTAAATTTTGATAGTGATTGGGTGTATTCCGGGCAAAAGAACTTTGCTCGTTATACAAGATTGCCTCCAGGGGAATACGAATTTCAGGTAAAGGCCAGTAATTATGATGGGGTTTGGAATCATGAACCGGTTGGCTTTACTTTTTCCATTATGTCTCCATGGTATTTGACGCCCATAGCCAAATTTTCTTATGTTTTCTTGATTTTATTGCTGTCTTACGGTGTTTATAGTTATCTAAAATGGCAATGGCGATTGCAATTGAACTTACGCTTGAAAATGGAAGAAACCGAACGGTTTAAAAAGCTAAATCGTTTTAAATCAAAACTATATACCGATATCTCACATGAATTCCGAACTCCTCTGACCTTAATTGCTGGGCCTGTGGATTCGAAATTATCCCAGGGTGGACTGTCAGATATGGATTTTGCAAATTTTTCCATGATCAAGAGGAATGTAAACCGTTTAATAGCCTTGGTGGATCAGCTACTGCATTTGGCAAAATTGGAAAAGGGGAAATTAAAATTAAAGATTTCTAAAGGTGATATGGGTCTTTTTTTAGGGATGCTTACCTCTTCTTTTAGGTATAGGGCCGGTATCAAAAGGATTGATTATAAGGTTGATATAGATGAGTTGAGTCCTGTTTGGTTCGATGAGGATGCATTGGAAAAAATTATTATCAATCTTCTTTCCAATGCTTTCAAATATGTGAGTGAAGGAGGAATGTGTCAGTTCATTGCCAAAAGGGATGACGGAAGAGTGCAAATCAGTGTCAAAAATACGGTAGCACAATATTCAGAGGTGGATCTGGATAACCTCTTTACCCGATTCTATCAGCAAAATGAATATTCGGAGGGTGCCGGTGTTGGTCTTTCTGTTGTAAAGGAATTGGTGAGTTTGTATCAAGGAACCATAACCGTGCAAATGGAGGAATCAAAGCTCATCCACTTTTTAGTGACTTTGCCATTAATGAAGTCCCATTTTGCAAACTTGGACGTTGTGGAATTAGGAAAGGAGCCGGATGGCCCCCACTTAAATCCAGATTGGAACGATTATAAATTACCTATGCAAGGGGCTGCTCCTGATGGCGATTCCGGTGCCTTGCCTATTTTGTTAATTGTTGAGGACCATAAGGAGGTACGGGAATTTCTAAATTCGGCTTGGAAAACCAGGTATACGATTGTGGAGGCAGTCAATGGTCTTGAAGGAATAAATACCGCGCTGGAAGTGGTTCCGGATATTATAATATCTGACGTACGAATGCCTCTTTGTGACGGAATTGAACTTTGTAATAAATTAAAGACCGATGAACGGACCAGTCATATCCCCATTATTTTGCTTACGGCGGGAGTAGGTGAGGATCATGAGCTTCTCGGTTTGCAATCCGGGGCAGATGATTTTATTACCAAGCCCTTTAAATTAAAGATACTTCAGGCAAGGGTGGATAACCTTATTGGAAACCGAAAAATGCTACGGACCCGATATAGCCATGAGTTAATATTGGAGGCTAAGGACATAGCACTTACTCCTACGGATGAAATGTTTCTAAATAAATTACAAAGCGTTTTGGACGATAATCTTGCCGACCCTCACTTCAACGCGGTGGCTTTTTGTGAAAAGTTGGCTATGAGCCGCATGCAGCTTCATAGGAAACTTTTGGCCTATACCGGACTTTCCACTACTGCTTTTATTAGATCACAACGATTAAAACAGGCCGTCCATATTTTGAGGACCTCGGATGCATCCATAAGTGAAATAGCCTATGCCGTTGGTTTCAATACTCCCTCTTATTTTATCAAGTGTTTTAAGGAAACCTATAAGAAAACACCTACGGAATATCAGGACACCTAG
- a CDS encoding ribonucleotide-diphosphate reductase subunit beta, whose translation MSAAIEPILKENLNRFVIFPIKHHDLWDWYKKCEASFWTAEEIDLHTDLNDWTNKLNSDERYFIKHILAFFAASDGIVNENLAENFVSEVQYAEAKFFYGFQIMMENIHSETYSLLIDTYVKDEKEKDLLFNAIENFPAIKKKADWALKWIESPSFAERLIAFAAVEGIFFSGAFCSIFWLKKRGLMPGLTFSNELISRDEGMHCDYAVHLHNNHLINKVPKARITEILVDALNIEREFITESLPASLIGMNSKLMTQYLEFVTDRLLVELECDKVYNSTNPFDFMDMISLQGKTNFFEKRVAEYQKAGVMNKDKDDDSQKISFDADF comes from the coding sequence ATGTCAGCAGCTATAGAGCCGATTCTGAAAGAAAACCTTAACCGATTTGTTATTTTCCCTATCAAACACCATGATTTGTGGGATTGGTACAAAAAATGTGAGGCTAGTTTTTGGACTGCTGAAGAAATAGACCTGCACACGGATCTTAATGATTGGACCAACAAGTTGAATAGCGATGAACGTTATTTCATAAAACATATTCTAGCGTTCTTTGCTGCATCTGATGGTATTGTGAATGAGAACCTAGCTGAAAATTTCGTAAGTGAAGTTCAATATGCCGAGGCAAAGTTCTTCTACGGTTTTCAGATAATGATGGAAAATATCCATTCTGAAACCTATTCTCTCTTGATCGATACCTACGTAAAGGATGAAAAGGAAAAAGACCTGCTTTTTAATGCTATAGAGAACTTTCCGGCCATAAAGAAAAAGGCGGATTGGGCTTTGAAGTGGATAGAGTCTCCAAGTTTTGCGGAGCGCCTAATTGCCTTTGCGGCAGTGGAAGGTATTTTCTTCTCAGGTGCATTTTGCTCTATATTTTGGCTTAAGAAAAGAGGGTTGATGCCAGGACTTACTTTTTCCAATGAACTAATATCCAGGGATGAGGGGATGCACTGTGATTATGCTGTTCATCTTCACAACAATCATCTTATAAACAAGGTGCCCAAAGCTCGGATTACCGAAATTTTGGTGGACGCCCTGAATATTGAAAGGGAATTCATTACGGAATCTCTTCCGGCCAGCTTAATTGGAATGAATTCAAAGTTGATGACACAGTACTTGGAGTTTGTAACGGACCGTTTGTTAGTGGAGTTGGAATGTGATAAAGTCTACAACTCTACCAACCCTTTCGATTTTATGGACATGATTTCCCTACAGGGTAAAACCAATTTCTTTGAAAAAAGAGTGGCGGAATATCAAAAGGCAGGTGTCATGAACAAAGATAAAGACGACGATTCCCAGAAAATCAGCTTCGACGCGGATTTTTGA
- a CDS encoding ribonucleoside-diphosphate reductase subunit alpha: MYVVKRDGRKELMMFDKITARVRKLCYGLNDLVDPLKVAMRVIEGLYDGVTTSELDNLAAEIAATMTTSHPDYAKLAARISVSNLHKNTKKSFSETMKDLYEYVNPRTGKKAPLLSDEVYEVVAANADRLDSTIIYNRDFGYDYFGFKTLERSYLLKLNGKIAERPQHMLMRVSIGIHLNDLESALETYELMSKKYFTHATPTLFNSGTPKPQMSSCFLLAMKDDSIDGIYDTLKQTAKISQSAGGIGLSIHNVRATGSYIAGTNGTSNGIVPMLQVFNDTARYVDQGGGKRKGSFAIYVEPWHADIYDFLDLKKNHGKEEMRARDLFYAMWIPDLFMKRVEANENWTLMCPNECPGLFNHHSEEFEKLYTKYEAESKGRKTVKARELWEKILESQIETGTPYMLYKDAANRKSNQQNLGTIRSSNLCTEILEYTSPDEVAVCNLASIALPMFIKNGEFDHKELFRVTKRVTKNLNRVIDRNYYPIKEAENSNMRHRPIGLGVQGLADAFIMLRLPFTSDAAKELNQEIFETLYFAAVTASMEMAKEEGAYSSYEGSPISKGEFQHNLWGVKDEELSGRWDWAKLRKEVKKNGVRNSLLVAPMPTASTSQILGNNECFEPYTSNIYTRRVLSGEFIVVNKHLLEDLVNLGLWNENMKQELMRANGSVQHIENIPAEIKELYKTVWELSMKDIIDMSRQRGYFIDQSQSLNLFMENANYSKLTSMHFYAWKSGLKTGMYYLRTKAAADAIKFTLDNSKKQEVPVVAEVETTVVAPAVAKTIKVEATSANPQEADVQPMTAAEMKELIAKAKEGQADDDCLMCGS, translated from the coding sequence ATGTATGTAGTAAAAAGAGACGGAAGAAAAGAGCTGATGATGTTCGATAAGATCACGGCCAGAGTAAGAAAATTGTGTTATGGCCTTAATGACCTGGTGGACCCGTTAAAGGTAGCCATGAGGGTAATTGAAGGACTATATGACGGGGTAACTACTTCGGAGCTGGACAATCTGGCTGCTGAGATTGCGGCTACAATGACTACCTCCCACCCGGATTACGCAAAATTGGCGGCACGTATTTCTGTTTCCAACCTACATAAGAACACCAAGAAATCTTTTTCGGAAACGATGAAGGATCTTTATGAATATGTAAATCCTAGAACCGGAAAAAAGGCACCTTTACTATCCGATGAGGTTTATGAGGTTGTTGCTGCGAATGCGGATAGGTTGGACTCTACCATTATTTATAACCGGGATTTTGGCTACGATTATTTCGGATTTAAGACCTTGGAACGTTCCTATCTTTTGAAATTGAATGGGAAGATTGCAGAAAGGCCACAGCATATGCTTATGAGGGTGTCCATTGGGATTCACTTGAACGATTTGGAATCGGCCTTGGAGACCTATGAGTTGATGTCCAAAAAGTATTTTACCCACGCTACACCTACCTTGTTTAATTCGGGTACCCCTAAACCTCAAATGTCCTCTTGTTTCCTTTTGGCAATGAAGGACGATAGTATTGATGGTATTTATGATACGCTAAAACAAACGGCAAAAATTTCACAATCTGCTGGCGGGATAGGTCTTTCCATACACAATGTACGGGCCACAGGCTCTTATATCGCAGGTACCAATGGGACTTCCAATGGTATTGTGCCCATGCTGCAGGTTTTTAACGATACTGCGCGTTACGTAGATCAGGGCGGTGGAAAGCGTAAGGGTAGTTTTGCTATCTATGTGGAGCCATGGCATGCGGACATATATGATTTTCTGGATTTAAAGAAAAATCACGGTAAGGAAGAAATGAGGGCCAGAGACCTTTTTTATGCCATGTGGATTCCGGATTTATTCATGAAAAGGGTAGAGGCCAATGAAAACTGGACCCTAATGTGCCCTAATGAATGTCCTGGGCTCTTTAACCATCACAGTGAAGAATTTGAGAAGTTGTATACCAAATACGAAGCGGAAAGCAAAGGGCGTAAAACTGTGAAGGCCCGTGAACTTTGGGAGAAGATTTTGGAGTCACAAATAGAGACTGGTACGCCGTATATGCTTTATAAGGATGCCGCCAATAGAAAGAGCAACCAACAGAATTTGGGGACTATTCGCTCGTCCAACCTTTGTACGGAAATATTGGAATATACTTCCCCGGATGAGGTGGCAGTATGTAATTTGGCTTCCATTGCACTTCCAATGTTTATTAAGAATGGCGAGTTTGATCATAAAGAATTGTTTAGGGTAACAAAACGTGTTACCAAAAATTTAAATAGGGTAATAGATAGAAATTATTACCCCATTAAGGAGGCCGAAAATTCCAATATGCGCCACAGGCCTATTGGTTTAGGTGTTCAAGGTTTGGCAGATGCATTTATTATGTTGAGATTGCCCTTTACAAGTGATGCTGCCAAGGAACTGAACCAAGAGATTTTTGAGACGCTTTATTTTGCTGCGGTTACCGCCTCTATGGAAATGGCAAAAGAGGAAGGCGCTTACTCTTCCTATGAAGGTTCCCCAATATCCAAAGGAGAATTCCAGCACAATTTGTGGGGGGTTAAGGATGAAGAGTTGTCCGGTAGATGGGATTGGGCAAAATTGCGCAAAGAAGTGAAAAAGAACGGGGTTCGCAATTCCTTATTGGTGGCTCCAATGCCTACTGCTTCCACATCTCAAATATTGGGTAACAATGAGTGCTTTGAACCATATACCTCCAATATATATACGCGTAGGGTTTTGTCCGGGGAATTTATTGTTGTGAACAAGCACCTATTGGAAGATTTGGTGAATCTTGGACTTTGGAACGAAAATATGAAGCAGGAATTGATGCGTGCCAATGGTTCCGTTCAGCATATAGAGAATATTCCTGCCGAGATTAAGGAGCTGTACAAAACGGTTTGGGAATTGAGTATGAAGGATATTATTGATATGTCCAGGCAACGTGGATATTTCATAGACCAGAGTCAGTCCCTAAACCTGTTCATGGAGAACGCCAATTATTCAAAACTTACTTCAATGCATTTCTATGCCTGGAAGAGCGGACTTAAAACAGGAATGTACTATCTAAGGACCAAAGCTGCGGCAGATGCCATTAAATTTACCTTGGATAACAGCAAGAAGCAGGAAGTGCCCGTGGTTGCAGAGGTAGAAACCACAGTAGTGGCCCCTGCTGTTGCCAAGACCATTAAGGTGGAGGCCACTTCCGCCAATCCACAGGAGGCGGATGTTCAACCCATGACGGCCGCTGAGATGAAGGAATTGATCGCCAAGGCAAAGGAGGGTCAGGCAGATGATGATTGTTTAATGTGCGGCTCCTAA
- a CDS encoding hydroxypyruvate isomerase family protein produces the protein MKRRDFIQKTALTSSAVTLGGSLAYGAKPILNQKHTFNLKYAPHFGMFKNLAGDDLIDQINFMADQGFTAFEDNGMMGRDVATQTKIGETLAKRGMTMGVFVIDKGGNMANTLAAGKQEYIDIFLDGCKRAVEVAKRVNAKWMTVVPGGFERKLPIGIQDGNVIEALKRGAEILEPHGLVMVLEPLSDSPDLYLQNSDQTYMICKGVDSPSCKILFDIYHMQKTEGHLIHNMELTWDEIDYIQIGDNPGRKEPTTGEINYKNVFKYIHSKGFKGVLGMEHGNSKPDKEGEMAVINAYKSEDNFL, from the coding sequence ATGAAAAGAAGAGATTTTATCCAAAAAACTGCCCTAACCAGCAGTGCGGTTACCCTAGGAGGTTCTTTGGCCTATGGGGCCAAGCCTATTTTAAATCAGAAACATACGTTCAACTTAAAATACGCCCCTCATTTTGGGATGTTCAAGAACCTTGCAGGCGATGACCTTATAGACCAAATAAACTTTATGGCCGACCAAGGGTTTACAGCATTCGAAGACAATGGTATGATGGGCAGGGATGTGGCAACCCAAACCAAAATTGGCGAAACCTTGGCCAAAAGAGGAATGACCATGGGTGTTTTTGTGATAGACAAGGGAGGCAACATGGCCAATACCTTGGCCGCAGGCAAACAGGAGTACATAGATATCTTTTTGGACGGATGCAAAAGAGCCGTGGAGGTGGCCAAACGAGTCAATGCCAAATGGATGACCGTTGTGCCCGGTGGATTCGAAAGAAAACTCCCGATCGGCATTCAGGATGGCAATGTTATTGAAGCATTAAAAAGGGGTGCAGAGATTTTGGAACCCCACGGCTTGGTAATGGTACTTGAACCTTTATCCGACTCTCCCGATCTATACCTGCAGAATTCCGATCAGACCTATATGATCTGTAAAGGGGTGGACAGTCCTTCCTGTAAAATATTGTTCGACATCTACCATATGCAGAAAACCGAAGGTCACCTGATCCACAATATGGAACTTACCTGGGATGAGATCGACTATATCCAAATAGGGGACAATCCAGGCAGAAAAGAGCCTACTACAGGAGAAATTAATTACAAAAATGTATTCAAGTATATACACAGTAAGGGATTCAAAGGAGTTCTAGGCATGGAACACGGAAATTCAAAACCTGACAAAGAAGGTGAAATGGCCGTGATAAACGCCTATAAATCAGAAGACAATTTTTTATAG
- a CDS encoding gluconate 2-dehydrogenase subunit 3 family protein, which produces MDRRKALKNMGLALGYTVATPTLISIVQSCKKDAAIVWTPDFLTSAEGSVLTHLVDIIIPKTDTPSASEVQVHIFIDRFADQVMEKEQQDLLKMTMGKFTDKALQDSGKKEIADLTPEDLEPVLASALKISKEDQAKNFKVINSYTESVKAGKTASLEDEASRFAFANNLRGLVILGYKSSEFVGENVLPYLPVPGEFIACGDLQELTGGKAWSL; this is translated from the coding sequence ATGGATAGAAGAAAAGCACTAAAGAATATGGGGCTGGCATTAGGATACACCGTAGCCACCCCAACCTTGATCAGCATCGTCCAAAGTTGTAAAAAAGACGCTGCAATAGTATGGACTCCGGATTTTTTAACATCTGCCGAAGGATCTGTTCTTACACATTTGGTAGATATTATAATCCCCAAGACAGACACGCCTTCTGCCTCCGAAGTACAGGTCCATATTTTTATTGACCGTTTTGCCGATCAGGTAATGGAGAAGGAACAGCAGGATCTTTTAAAGATGACTATGGGGAAATTTACGGACAAGGCCCTGCAGGATTCCGGCAAAAAGGAAATTGCAGACCTGACCCCTGAAGATTTGGAACCGGTACTTGCCAGTGCCCTCAAAATTTCCAAAGAGGACCAAGCCAAGAACTTTAAGGTAATAAACTCTTACACCGAATCGGTAAAGGCTGGCAAAACCGCCTCCTTGGAGGATGAAGCGTCTAGATTTGCCTTTGCCAACAATTTAAGAGGCTTGGTGATATTGGGCTACAAGTCATCCGAGTTTGTAGGAGAAAATGTACTGCCCTATTTGCCAGTACCTGGTGAATTTATCGCCTGTGGAGACCTTCAGGAACTGACCGGGGGAAAAGCTTGGTCCCTATAA
- a CDS encoding GMC oxidoreductase — protein MSKLNNNEVQDSYDAIVVGTGISGGWAAKELCEKGLKTLVLERGRMVKHIEDYETANLDPWDFPNAGEPTREDIEKQPKQNRTGYTTNAASKMWFVNDLEHPYNEIRRFDWMRGYHLGGRSLQWGRQSYRWSDIDFTANLKDGIAVDWPVRYKDIAPWYSKVEEFIGVSGEALNLPQLPDSDFLPAMEMNCVEEHFKNKVTEGFDDRAVTIGRVAHITGTKNFDGRTKCQYRNRCIRGCPFGGYFSSLSSTLPAAEATGNMTLRTDSIVHEVMYDPDTKKATGVKVIDRLTKETHEFKAKVIFLCASAIASTSILMQSKSDRFPNGMGNDSDQLGRNIMDHHLGVGASGKFDGFEDKYYKGRRPNGIYIPRFRNLGGASDRKDYKRGFGYQGGASRGNWEETVAELSYGKDFKDSILKPGGWRMGIGGFGEVLPYEDNRMTLDYEKLDSWGLPTVTFDADLQENEFNMRKDMQESAVEMLEKAGLRDVKGHDGPTGLGLGIHEMGTARMGRNRKTSVLNGNNQLHDVPNVYVTDGAFMTSASCVNPSLTYMAFTARAADHAVKELKKGNI, from the coding sequence ATGAGCAAGTTGAATAACAATGAAGTGCAGGATTCTTATGATGCAATTGTCGTAGGCACGGGAATTAGCGGAGGTTGGGCCGCCAAAGAATTATGCGAAAAAGGACTCAAAACCCTTGTTCTGGAACGTGGAAGGATGGTGAAACACATCGAAGACTACGAGACGGCCAATCTAGATCCTTGGGATTTTCCAAATGCCGGGGAACCTACTAGGGAAGATATTGAAAAACAGCCTAAACAGAATAGAACAGGATATACCACCAATGCGGCAAGCAAAATGTGGTTTGTAAACGATTTGGAACATCCGTACAATGAAATAAGACGATTTGACTGGATGAGAGGTTACCACTTGGGTGGGCGGTCCTTACAATGGGGACGTCAAAGTTACCGATGGAGCGACATTGATTTTACCGCCAACCTAAAAGATGGGATTGCGGTTGATTGGCCTGTACGTTATAAAGATATTGCCCCGTGGTACTCTAAGGTGGAAGAATTTATAGGTGTAAGTGGAGAAGCACTTAACCTTCCACAGTTGCCGGATAGTGATTTTTTGCCGGCCATGGAAATGAATTGTGTGGAAGAGCACTTTAAGAACAAGGTTACTGAAGGCTTTGACGACCGCGCAGTAACCATAGGTAGGGTTGCCCATATTACGGGGACCAAAAATTTTGACGGGCGCACCAAATGTCAATATAGAAATAGATGTATAAGAGGATGTCCTTTTGGAGGCTATTTTAGTAGTTTATCATCTACCCTGCCAGCTGCCGAAGCCACAGGCAACATGACCTTGCGTACGGACTCCATTGTCCATGAAGTAATGTACGATCCCGATACCAAAAAGGCTACCGGGGTAAAGGTTATAGACAGGTTGACCAAGGAAACTCATGAGTTTAAGGCAAAGGTCATTTTTTTGTGCGCCTCCGCCATAGCGTCCACTTCCATATTGATGCAATCCAAATCTGACCGCTTCCCGAATGGTATGGGCAACGACTCGGATCAATTGGGAAGAAATATTATGGACCACCATCTAGGCGTAGGTGCTTCCGGTAAATTTGATGGCTTCGAGGACAAATATTACAAGGGCCGAAGACCTAATGGAATATATATTCCAAGATTTAGGAATCTAGGAGGTGCTTCCGACAGAAAAGACTACAAGCGTGGCTTCGGTTATCAAGGTGGAGCCAGTAGAGGAAATTGGGAAGAAACCGTTGCTGAACTCTCTTACGGAAAAGACTTTAAGGACAGTATTTTGAAACCTGGAGGATGGAGAATGGGCATTGGCGGTTTTGGTGAAGTGCTCCCTTATGAAGATAACAGAATGACCTTGGATTACGAGAAATTGGATAGCTGGGGATTGCCTACGGTAACCTTTGACGCCGATTTACAGGAAAACGAATTCAACATGCGTAAGGACATGCAGGAATCTGCGGTAGAAATGCTGGAAAAGGCTGGATTGCGCGATGTTAAAGGACATGACGGTCCAACCGGTCTAGGGCTGGGCATTCACGAAATGGGTACTGCTAGAATGGGACGCAACAGAAAAACCTCTGTACTCAACGGCAACAACCAATTACACGATGTACCCAATGTTTATGTTACCGATGGGGCATTTATGACCTCAGCCAGTTGTGTTAACCCATCATTGACTTACATGGCCTTTACAGCTAGGGCGGCCGACCATGCGGTAAAAGAACTTAAAAAAGGAAATATATAA